AATTAATATTGAGTATCCGACTATCTGGCGACGAGCATTCACATCAAACTAAACGTATATCTTGCCTCTAGAAAATCTCTGTCCTAAATGAAACTTTCTCAAAAGAACAAGCAAGTAATCAATGAAAGCAAATATGCATGTAATATATGCAACCCACTAGGTCGTGGCCTGTTTAGCATTCGCTGGATTATTATTAGCATAAGCTGAATGCTAAAGCTGAAAATTGACATATTTTAGTAGGAGCTATGAGCCTGTGAGGCTGTGGCTAACAAATTCTGCTCAATTATTTATAATGATATTTGGTAAAATAGGGGTTTTAGTTGTAGAGAGTTGTACATGTGGGTAAAAATTCACTAAAAAAAACACGTAAAAATTTATTGCAATTGGTTATCTTTACGACAAAAGGTTAATGATGTCTTCTACAGTTTCAAGAATATATTCTTGTCAATATGTTGGAGGAAGGACATATTGTAGGATGGTAGATTTACGGCAAATATGCTACTTAAATCCGTCATTTACCCAACACCTAAGTTAGTAGATTGATTTCCCTACAGAGTAGTCAGTAGTAGATTGATGAGTCAAATCAATTATGGAGTACAAGGTTTAGAATATGCTAAAAATGCATCAATCTACTATTTCCAAACGGGCACTTTGCAACTTAATATGCCAAGTGCGAGAAGGAATTTTCCTCCCAAATATTTCCAATGTCCCAAGAATTTGATTAACTCAAAAGGAAGGCCTGCAGGGTAAAAGGCGCCTCCCGTTCACAACTTAAAACATTGGTATCCAATCAACCAATTTTGGACCCCTCTCTATCCCTCCATTAAACTTTCCTTTACTGTCAGAGTGATCTATACCTCCTTACTTACCTCCCTCCTTTACCTATCAACACCTAAATACCTAATACGGTACCACGAAGCTAAAACTTCTTGTTATCCTAATCTGAGCACAAATTTGCAAAGGAAACAGCAGTGATACACACTACTATATCTTGTGTGTGTATATGTTACTGTTCAAAGTAACAAACCCCAACCGAGGCCCTTTAAGCATCCAGAAGAGAGGGAGGGAGGAAAGGAGAGAGGGAGGGGGAGAATATCGATATTTTTTATGGCTGCCACCTTACTAATAAATGCATCCTCCTAGCAATTAGCATACCCAACTTCAATGGCAGTAATGTCTTCACGAACCAGACTTGTGTCATTAATTACTCAAAAATAACCAAAACAGGGCCACTCCATAAGCAAGCACACAGAAGTTGCATAAAAAGTTTGGTAATAGATAGGGGCAAAATCGGTCAATTACCTCTGAAGATTTGTCTCTAGAGTCTTCAAAGGACCTTCTTACCTGTAAGATTAAACAAGAAAAATTAGCATGATTAATTGAAGAATTAAAGAGAGCGCATTCACAAAAGATATCAAGCACGAATTGCAAGAACACCCACCGCTGATGCTAACGAAGAAGGTTCACTTCCATTCTCACGAGGCGGAGAACCTTCCTCAGACTCTTCCGGGACTGGTGAAGGGGGATTAGCAGGAATATAGATGACTCTCAACTTGAACTCCTCTACAACTCTCCCTTCTTCTTTATTGAACTAAAATTACAAAACGAAGGTCAAGAAAGACTGATATAAGCTTAGGATCCTTAAACTGTGTAATTTACAAAAACAACAAATACAGAAAAAATACCATGTCAGGAGTTATGTCCTTCGAAGAAATGCCATCAGGAGCAGTAGCACTCTGGACTAAGAATTTGTCCTTACACTGCATATCAGGAGGTGACTCTTTCTGGGCTTGCATTGTAACTACAAAACAACAATTGGAAACTAAATACTAACGGCCATAAAATAAAAGCTCATCCATCTATCAAGAAGATAGACCTTCTACCTGCTAAAACACTGCAACATGCTGAAACAACCCCCGTACCCAAATGAACATAGTCTTTTTTAGAGGCAACGAGAATACAGACCTAAAATGTACAATATTTGCTAATTCTATATTCACACTTGAGTAAGGATTTTGAGCGTATGTTCAATATATTACTAAATGTATAAGGAACTAGAGAATCCTACAAGATACCATGCACTTTCCGTACAAATCTGTGAACCAATTTGGACAAACAAGTAATTCAGACCATTCAAAAACACATTTAACACCGCACAAGTAtccaatttttttaaaataagaTATAAGATTGCGATGGAAGAGGGAAGGCAAGGGTAGAGGGAAATCTATTTACCCTCCCACTTTAATGAACCTAATCCCTAAAAAGTTGACGAGATTTGGAAGGAAAGATCGAAACACATTCTCCCCTCCCCTTGCATTCAATAATGATCCAAAAaatatgcaagtgcgagagtcagGAATAGAAACAAGCTCACTCAATCCTACAACTCTACAAGTCACACTGATCTCCACCATACCAATCTATAAACCAGTTTGGATGACTAAAGCGTTCAGAACATTCGAAAATTCAGGAATCATACGAACATCGACTACACGATTCAGTAAGATAATAACTTTCAGCTCGAATAACGAGATTTACACCTCAATTAATACTGTTTACCCAAAAAGAAACATTACCTGTGACATCACATGTTCCACCAGGCACAACAACTCCAGTATTGGGGCGCACACAATACTTTTTAGGATTGGTTGTTTTAACCTACCTCAATACAAACAAACACAATCATCATCAAATCATTACACAAAAATTCCCATCAAAAACATAAATCCAAAACAGTTGACATAACAACTCAAATATCGCATCATACCTTAAAAGCAACATGCCTGTCTGTCTTGTTTGTCAATTGCATAGAACAACAACTCTGCTTCCTTAATTCAACTATATCACAAATCAACATATACCCATTAAAAACTTATAAAACCCGAGTCCTAAAACCTTTACAAATTCTcctgtaagacggttttacaatTAATAACTAACTTTTCATTTAAATGGGTCACGATATTTGTATTAATGGATCCGTTTAAACTAAAGGTAGTTAATCAAACAACCCATGTCACAAAATTATTAACTTTGACATAAATAATCAAAACCCAAGTCACAAAATATAAAATTGAAGATTTTAAATTGCAaatttatgataaaagattaaaTCTTTATTAACTTACATGGGAATTTAAGCTCGGTAGGTTGGATATTAAGAAGATCTCCAGTATTCATGACTCCAAATTCCTCAATTTTCCCCAAAATTTCTGATTTTTGAAATAATTGGTGTAATTTTTTGAGAAATAGAAATTAATTGATAGGAATGAAATTAAAAGTACAAGTAATTAAACCCACATCTTGAATTTTTGATTAAATTAAATGTTCATACGTTCtgggttttaattgttttaattaattgattgatttaattgttgttttatttgttgtcACTTGTCACGTTCGGTTCATCATTGTGGGAAGTGTGGGCTTTTGGAAAAGTTTGGTGTGGTTGGTAACATTTTGACAATTTTATCCTTATGATTTTGTGCATTTTCACCTTTGGGTCcaataaatcacaaaattattGAGGGTAGAAAAGGAAATGCAGTGCTTGCATAAAGTTTTCCAGTGGTGATTTTAATTGTTTTATTAAGTGATGTCAAGGGATGGGTCTAGATTTGGCTCCCACCAAACATTAGCTAAAGGCCAAGCTCCGGAGCAGTGGGGTGAGGGGCCTAGCGGGG
This sequence is a window from Silene latifolia isolate original U9 population chromosome 8, ASM4854445v1, whole genome shotgun sequence. Protein-coding genes within it:
- the LOC141596600 gene encoding vesicle-associated protein 1-3-like produces the protein MNTGDLLNIQPTELKFPFELRKQSCCSMQLTNKTDRHVAFKVKTTNPKKYCVRPNTGVVVPGGTCDVTVTMQAQKESPPDMQCKDKFLVQSATAPDGISSKDITPDMFNKEEGRVVEEFKLRVIYIPANPPSPVPEESEEGSPPRENGSEPSSLASAVRRSFEDSRDKSSEAYSIISKLTNEKASVIQQNQKLRQEVDMLKRELSRKPSGGMSMYLVILIGLLGILMGYFLKKT